The Desulfuromonas acetexigens genomic sequence CGCTCTTTATCTGGAACCGCTGGCGTTACGACATCGTCGCGATGTTGGCCCTGCTCGCCGTGGCGGGTTTCGGCCTGGTGCCGAGCGAGAGGATTTTCGTCGGCTTCGGTCATCCGGCGGTGGTCACGGTAATGGCGGTCCTGGTCCTCAGCCACGGTCTCTTTCTCGCCGGGGCGGTAGATAACATGGCCCGAGCCCTGGCCCGGGTGGGCCAGCGACCCAGCATCCAGGTCGCCGCCCTGACCGGGATCGTCGCCCTCAGTTCCGGCATCATGAACAATGTCGGCGCCCTCGCCCTGCTCATGCCTGTCGCCGTCTGGATGTCCCGGCAGAGCGGCCGTTCCCCTTCCCTGCTGCTCATGCCCCTGGCCTTCGGTTCACTGCTCGGCGGCACCCTGACGATGATCGGCACGCCGCCGAACATCATCATCGCCTCCTACCGCGAACACACCGGCGCCCCCTCCTTCGGGATGTTCGACTTCCTCCCGGTGGGCGGTGCGATCACCCTCACCGGCCTGGCCTTCATCGCCCTGGCGGGCTGGCGTCTGACCCCGAAACGCATTCGCGAGGGAGCGAAAAAGCTCTTCCGCATCAGCGACTATCTCACCGAGGTGCGGGTTCCCGAATCCTCCCGGCTGGTCGGTCAGCCCCTGCACAATCTGCTGTCGATTATGGAAAAAGAGGGGGAGGTCATTGTCACCGGCCTGGTGCGTGGAGAAATCCGTCAGCAGATGCCCTCGATCTATGAAGTTTTGCAGACGGGGGATATCCTGTTGGTCGAGGCCGACTCGGAAAGTCTCAAGAGCCTGATCGACCTGACCGGGCTGGAACTGGCGGAAAGCGGCAAAAAGGAAGGGGAAAAAGAAAAAAGAGGCGGGGAAATCAATCTGGTGGAGGTGATCGTCGCCCCCGAATCGACCCTGCTGGGGAGATCGGCGACCACCCTCAAACTGCGGGAGCGATACGGCATCAATGTGCTGGCGGTGGCCCGACAG encodes the following:
- a CDS encoding SLC13 family permease, with protein sequence MTSDQITIFAILGLTLALFIWNRWRYDIVAMLALLAVAGFGLVPSERIFVGFGHPAVVTVMAVLVLSHGLFLAGAVDNMARALARVGQRPSIQVAALTGIVALSSGIMNNVGALALLMPVAVWMSRQSGRSPSLLLMPLAFGSLLGGTLTMIGTPPNIIIASYREHTGAPSFGMFDFLPVGGAITLTGLAFIALAGWRLTPKRIREGAKKLFRISDYLTEVRVPESSRLVGQPLHNLLSIMEKEGEVIVTGLVRGEIRQQMPSIYEVLQTGDILLVEADSESLKSLIDLTGLELAESGKKEGEKEKRGGEINLVEVIVAPESTLLGRSATTLKLRERYGINVLAVARQGQRLPRRLGKVRFVPGDILLVQGREESLSTTLSELGCLPLAERGMRLGKPRQVLLAVGIFGGALLLIALHQVAAAPALIGGALLMVLTRVLSTREAYAAIDLPVIVLLAALIPLGEALETSGGARLIAEELLTFARGASPTATLALLTAATMLLSNIVNNTAAAILTAPIALGLAEGLGISADPLLMGVAIGASCAFLTPIGHQSNTLVMEPGGYRFGDYWRMGLPLSLLVLAVAVPLIPRVWPF